A portion of the Stigmatella aurantiaca DW4/3-1 genome contains these proteins:
- a CDS encoding ribulokinase, with product MVWPLPTEEVPLKPPSKSEAFVIGIDFGTDSVRAVVMDVADGGTVGVSIQHYPRWSKGLYCNARENQFRHHPLDYLETMQAAIAGALAQAGTEAAAKVRGIAADTTGSTPVLTDRHGVPLALTPGFRETPDAMFILWKDHTAVAQAERINHTARTWGGTDFTKYEGGIYSSEWFWAKVLRLAETAPAVAQAATSVLELCDWIPAVLTGCTDLTRIKRSRCAAGHKAMWHADFGGYPEDAFLAQLHPRLVELKASLGRETFTSDVPFGTLSGEWAAKLGLPRDTVVAVGAFDAHMGAVGGNIGPHQLLKILGTSCLDMAVAPKGQEPERVVPGICGQVDGSIIPGMRGYEAGQSAFGDVYAWFKALLTWPLEVLLPQLPGADEATKRSLAEALTERILPELERAAKALPPEENALLALDWMNGRRTPDANQRLKGAITGISLGTDAPRLYRALVEATAFGSRAIAERFQSTGIRIDRVIAIGGVARKSPFVMQTLADVMNMDIAVSAAEQAVAAGAAMFAATAAGLYPKVEEAQQAMSAGTEQTYRPRPERAQHYAPLYAKYLEFGAFVETGAGS from the coding sequence TTGGTTTGGCCACTCCCCACTGAGGAGGTCCCTCTGAAGCCCCCCAGCAAGAGCGAGGCGTTCGTCATCGGGATTGATTTCGGAACGGACTCCGTCCGCGCGGTGGTCATGGACGTGGCGGACGGCGGCACCGTGGGTGTCTCCATCCAGCATTACCCGCGTTGGTCCAAAGGGCTCTACTGCAACGCTCGCGAGAACCAGTTCCGCCACCACCCCCTCGACTACCTGGAGACGATGCAGGCCGCCATCGCCGGGGCCCTCGCCCAGGCGGGAACGGAAGCCGCCGCCAAGGTCCGCGGCATCGCGGCCGACACCACCGGCTCGACGCCCGTCCTCACGGACCGGCACGGCGTGCCGCTCGCCCTGACGCCTGGGTTCCGCGAGACCCCAGATGCCATGTTCATCCTGTGGAAAGACCATACCGCCGTGGCCCAGGCGGAGCGGATCAACCACACGGCGCGGACCTGGGGCGGGACCGACTTCACGAAGTACGAGGGAGGCATCTACTCCAGCGAATGGTTCTGGGCGAAGGTCCTCCGGCTGGCCGAGACGGCGCCCGCGGTGGCCCAGGCGGCCACCAGCGTCCTCGAACTCTGCGATTGGATTCCCGCCGTCCTGACGGGGTGCACGGACCTGACGCGAATCAAACGCAGCCGCTGCGCCGCGGGGCACAAGGCGATGTGGCACGCTGACTTTGGCGGATACCCCGAGGACGCATTCCTCGCCCAGCTCCACCCACGCCTGGTGGAACTCAAGGCCAGCCTGGGCCGGGAGACCTTCACCTCCGACGTCCCCTTCGGCACCCTCTCCGGCGAATGGGCGGCGAAGCTTGGCTTGCCACGCGACACCGTGGTGGCCGTGGGCGCCTTCGACGCCCACATGGGGGCGGTGGGGGGCAACATCGGGCCTCACCAACTCCTGAAGATCCTGGGGACGAGCTGTCTGGACATGGCCGTGGCCCCCAAGGGCCAGGAGCCGGAGCGGGTGGTCCCGGGCATCTGCGGGCAGGTCGACGGCTCCATCATTCCGGGCATGCGGGGCTACGAGGCCGGACAGTCGGCCTTCGGCGATGTCTACGCCTGGTTCAAGGCGCTGCTCACCTGGCCCCTCGAGGTCCTCCTGCCCCAGCTCCCGGGCGCGGACGAGGCCACGAAGCGCTCCCTGGCGGAGGCCCTCACGGAACGGATCCTCCCGGAGCTGGAGCGAGCCGCGAAGGCACTGCCGCCTGAAGAGAATGCCCTCCTGGCGCTCGACTGGATGAACGGGCGGAGAACGCCCGATGCGAACCAGCGGCTCAAGGGAGCCATCACGGGCATCAGCCTGGGAACGGATGCCCCGCGGCTCTACCGCGCGCTCGTCGAGGCCACGGCCTTTGGCTCGCGTGCCATCGCGGAGCGCTTCCAGTCCACGGGAATCCGGATTGACCGTGTCATCGCCATCGGCGGCGTGGCCCGGAAGAGCCCCTTCGTCATGCAGACATTGGCCGACGTGATGAACATGGACATCGCGGTCTCGGCGGCGGAGCAGGCGGTGGCCGCCGGCGCGGCGATGTTCGCGGCGACCGCGGCCGGTCTCTACCCCAAGGTCGAGGAAGCACAGCAGGCCATGTCCGCCGGCACCGAGCAGACCTACCGGCCGCGCCCGGAGCGCGCCCAGCACTACGCGCCGCTCTACGCGAAGTACCTCGAGTTCGGCGCCTTCGTGGAGACTGGAGCAGGGTCATGA
- a CDS encoding LacI family DNA-binding transcriptional regulator gives MADVAKLAEVSLQTVSRVLHDSPNVSDDTRKRVLKAIQQLNYRPNVAAQALVTGRSRTLGVVSFDTALYGPASTLLGIQEAAHDAGYAVSIASLRSMKRASLFEAVQRLRGQGVEGVVIIAPQKSAVEALRRLPPGVPMVAVEGGPDHSVPVVAVDQFGGAMAATRHLLELGHRAIWHIAGPADWLEAEQRADGWRAALKDAGIRPPALLRGDWSARSGYELGRQLLQKPEVTAVFVANDQMALGLLRRLHESGREAPRHLSIVGFDDIPEAAYFTPPLTTIRQDFAEVGRRCLHLLLGQLESPARPWEHVEVPAQFVLRESTAALQAR, from the coding sequence ATGGCAGACGTCGCGAAGCTGGCCGAGGTATCCCTCCAAACCGTTTCCCGTGTTCTACACGACAGTCCCAATGTGAGTGATGACACGCGCAAGCGCGTGCTCAAAGCCATACAGCAACTCAATTACCGGCCGAACGTGGCGGCGCAGGCGCTGGTCACGGGGCGGTCGAGGACGCTCGGCGTCGTGAGTTTCGACACCGCGTTGTATGGACCGGCGTCCACGCTGCTTGGCATTCAGGAGGCCGCGCATGACGCGGGCTATGCCGTCAGCATCGCCAGCCTGCGGTCGATGAAGCGGGCTTCCCTCTTCGAGGCGGTGCAGCGCCTCCGGGGCCAGGGGGTGGAGGGGGTGGTGATCATCGCCCCGCAGAAGTCGGCCGTGGAGGCCCTGCGGCGGTTGCCTCCGGGCGTGCCGATGGTGGCGGTCGAGGGAGGCCCGGATCATTCGGTTCCCGTGGTCGCCGTCGATCAATTCGGGGGCGCCATGGCGGCCACCCGGCACCTGCTCGAGCTGGGTCACCGGGCGATCTGGCACATCGCGGGCCCCGCGGACTGGCTCGAGGCCGAACAGCGGGCCGACGGCTGGCGGGCCGCGTTGAAGGATGCGGGGATCCGGCCTCCCGCGCTGCTGCGCGGCGATTGGAGCGCCCGCTCCGGTTACGAGCTTGGGCGGCAGCTCTTGCAGAAGCCCGAGGTGACGGCCGTGTTCGTGGCCAATGATCAGATGGCCCTGGGGCTCTTGCGCCGGCTCCACGAGTCTGGCCGTGAGGCCCCGCGCCATCTCAGCATCGTCGGGTTCGATGACATCCCCGAGGCCGCCTACTTCACGCCACCGCTCACGACCATCCGTCAAGACTTCGCCGAAGTCGGCCGCCGGTGTCTCCATCTGCTCCTGGGGCAGCTCGAGAGCCCCGCGAGGCCCTGGGAGCACGTGGAGGTTCCGGCGCAGTTCGTGCTGCGCGAGAGCACGGCCGCCTTGCAGGCCCGCTGA
- a CDS encoding GIY-YIG nuclease family protein: MSSDDSTLAPRGQSRRSELKQAYKEKPPAMGVFAIRNHANGKVLVGSSLNLPGALNRARFELSTGIHRRFPALQEDWVRYGEGSFSFEELDVLPPPKEPGVDLKEELQVLEALWLERLRPYGEAGYNTPPG, from the coding sequence ATGTCCTCGGATGATTCCACTCTTGCTCCGCGTGGCCAGTCCCGGCGCTCGGAGTTGAAGCAGGCCTACAAGGAGAAGCCTCCCGCCATGGGGGTGTTCGCCATCCGCAATCACGCCAATGGAAAGGTGCTGGTGGGCTCGAGCCTCAATCTGCCAGGGGCGCTCAACCGGGCCCGCTTCGAGCTGTCCACCGGTATCCACCGCCGGTTCCCCGCCTTGCAGGAAGACTGGGTCCGCTACGGGGAAGGCAGCTTCTCGTTCGAGGAGCTCGATGTCCTGCCGCCCCCGAAGGAGCCCGGCGTGGATTTGAAGGAAGAGCTCCAGGTGCTGGAGGCGCTCTGGCTCGAGCGCCTCCGGCCCTACGGTGAGGCGGGTTACAACACCCCACCGGGGTGA